In the Bacillus sp. HSf4 genome, CAGTCTGTTTGCACCATTTTTCCAGTTCTATTTCTTCATCGATCTTAGTATCTGCGTCATTCTCAATTGCCCTTTCATGCAAATAAAGACCCCGATTCCATGCTGCTGTCTGATCTACTGTAGACAAGCGATTTGACATTTGCCTTACCTCCCTGTCTTTTACATCATCCGTAATGACAATAGAAGACAAGGGTGAACGAATTCTCCCTTGCCCTCTATAAAAGGTTTCCATTGTTGAAAATAAAATATATATAGCGTTTGGAAAACCTTCAATTTAATCCATGCTCAACGATGCTGCCTGTTGAATACTTTGCAGCTGCTGGCATAGATATAGAATGTATAATATTTTATTAGCAGCAGACAAACACGCTGTTAGGACAATCGTCAGTGATTGTGCATGCCCAGCCGCAGCCTGCAGCTCCTGCTGCTTCTTTCAATTCTTCATCAGATAG is a window encoding:
- a CDS encoding type A2 lanthipeptide — translated: MEELKNTVVTLSDEELKEAAGAAGCGWACTITDDCPNSVFVCC